One Plasmodium sp. gorilla clade G2 genome assembly, chromosome: 12 genomic window carries:
- a CDS encoding arginine--tRNA ligase, putative has translation MECLTKKIKTIFQNSIQKCFPSICEDAIVTYANLKFGHFQCNNAINIYKKYGKELKYENAQKISEFIISNINETIFDEIKSSPQGFITVKLSKEYIETSLKKLFNGKNIDISININDIKETNENYGNVLVDFSSPNIAKEMHVGHLRSTIIGDSICRVFEFLKINTHRVNHVGDWGTQFGMIINYIKTHYPNFKEEMPDLSNLTSLYQESKKMYDADKEFEKSSKENAIKLQNNDEDCKFIWNKLCESSKKEFDKLYNILDIKLKYVGESFYVPTLSNVMDLLKESKLLTNIGDALCYQSENFKVPLFLQKSNGGYGYDSTDVAALHYRLTQLNCNCIIYVTDIGQLTHFETLFDLIKKTNWGDKNAKLMHVGFGLVLNEDNKKFKTRSGTTVKLINLINEGTERAKRDLLQRIETKSEEEKSYFKNVDIDQLSESLCVSAIKYFDLKQHRNSDYKFSYDNMLNVKGNTGIYIIYGYSRICSIFRKSTINVEDISKDELSLTSIYEINLGLHILKFPDIFYYILKNMLVHKLAEYMYDLTTTFTAFYENCKVLNNENEKSRLLLCSITKSLLKLCMELLGMKPIEKL, from the exons ATGGAATGTTTAACAAAGAAGATAAAAACCATATTTCAAAATTCTATTCAAAAATGTTTCCCTTCTATTTGTGAAGATGCTATTGTTACATATGCCAATCTTAAATTTGGACATTTTcaat gcaATAACgctataaatatttataaaaaatatggaaaggAATTAAAGTATGAAAATGCCCAAAAAATATCAGAATTTATAATTTCCAATATAAACGAAACTATAtttgatgaaataaaatcatCACCACAAGGTTTTATAACAGTGAAGTTATCAAAGGAGTATATTGAGAcatcattaaaaaaattgtttaatggtaaaaatatagatataagtataaatataaatgatataaaggAAACTAATGAAAATTATGGTAATGTATTGGTTGATTTTTCTTCACCAAATATAGCTAAAGAGATGCATGTTGGTCATTTACGATCAACTATAATAGGTGACAGTATATGTAGAGtatttgaatttttaaaaattaatacacATCGAGTTAATCATGTAGGTGATTGGGGTACTCAATTTGGTatgattataaattatataaaaacacaTTATCCGAATTTTAAAGAAGAAATGCCTGATTTAAGTAATTTAACAAGTTTATATCAGGAATCtaaaaaaatgtatgatGCCGATAAAGAATTTGAAAAATCATCCAAAGAAAATGCAATTAAATTACAAAACAATGATGAAGATTGTAAATTCATATGGAATAAATTATGTGAAAGTAGTAAAAAAGAATTTGATAagttatataacatattagatataaaattaaagtaTGTTGGTGAATCATTCTATGTACCTACGTTATCGAATGTTATGGATTTGTTAAAGGAAAGTAAATTATTAACAAATATAGGAGATGCATTATGTTATCAATCAGAAAATTTTAAAGTACcattatttttacaaaaatcTAATGGTGGATATGGTTATGATTCTACAGATGTAGCTGCATTGCATTATAGATTAACACAATTAAATTGcaattgtattatatatgttactgATATTGGTCAACTAACACATTTTGAAACGCTTTttgatttaattaaaaaaacgaATTGGGGAGATAAAAATGCAAAGTTAATGCATGTAGGATTTGGTTTAGTtttaaatgaagataataaaaaatttaaaacacGAAGTGGAACAACTGTTAAATtgattaatttaattaatgaAGGAACAGAAAGAGCAAAGCGCGACTTGTTGCAGAGAATTGAAACAAAAAGTGAAGAAGAAAAGAGCTACTtcaaaa atGTAGATATAGACCAATTAAGTGAATCCTTATGTGTTAGCGCCATAAAATACTTCGACTTAAAACAGCACAGAAACTCAGACTATAAATtttcatatgataatatgttAAATGTAAAAG gAAATAcgggtatatatataatatatggttATTCAAGAATATGTTCAATTTTTAGAAAATCCACCATAAATGTGGAAGATATATCAAAAG aTGAGTTAAGTTTAACTAGCATTTACGAAATAAATTTAGGATTACATATTTTGAAATTCCCAgatatcttttattatatattaaaaaatatgctAGTTCATaa actTGCAGAATATATGTACGATTTAACCACTACCTTTACAGCTTTTTATGAAAACTGCAAagttttaaataatgaaaatgaaaagtcGCGATTACTTTTATGTTCAATAACGAAATCGTTATTAAAg ttATGTATGGAACTCTTAGGTATGAAACCCattgaaaaattataa
- a CDS encoding secreted ookinete protein, putative — MLLHPYKIWYLILLWLYIYNQYKCDLSLKPPECDVSIDTSICINNGQKILLPSAKPYGISTHISFDSLMPVDATGNRNHAHGKFFASSGFGGSGNSALFRQNYIYIPHSDEYFKSVDFSYTFFIYLLQDEISRKNNMEEKFCPVIHKGIIKDKIQESSPAILINTKSGRIKIVLSTSSSTNSAGEEFLSNFKLRHHQWYHMAIVRHINHVRLFVDGILDSSFLTEGITKTNDSPIYIGGAPYSVDSCDFPFLLDELKIYNLSIGTDQIQSEASATLSGIEPSFIYFGCFHCDMNTAILSCPNNYHLCNKMELYIGVYSVLRKFSLDVNNIILPYSSENNLGIGICCTDI; from the exons AAATGTGATCTAAGTCTGAAACCACCAGAATGTGATGTTTCTATAGATACCTCTATATGTATTAACAATggacaaaaaatattattaccatCTGCAAAACCATACG GTATTTCTACACATATCTCTTTTGATAGTTTAATGCCTGTTGATGCTACTGGTAATAGGAATCATGCCCATGGAAAATTTTTTGCTTCATCTGGATTTGGAGGAAGTGGAAATTCTGCATTGTTCAggcaaaattatatatatataccacaTTCTGATGAATATTTCAAGAGTGTTGATTTTTCATAtaccttttttatatatctacTACAAGATGAAATATCtag gaaaaataatatggaagaAAAATTCTGTCCTGTAATACATAAG GGCATTATAAAGGATAAAATTCAGGAATCCTCTCCAgctattttaataaatactaaa AGTGGAAGAATCAAAATTGTGTTGAGTACTTCATCAAGTACAAACTCTG ccGGTGAAGAATTTTTAagtaattttaaattaaggCATCATCAATGGTATCATATGGCAA tcGTTAGACATATAAACCATGTAAGACTATTTGTTGATGGAATCTTAGATTCAAGTTTTTTGACTGAag gtATTACAAAAACAAATGATTCCCCTATATATATTGGTGGAGCCCCCTATTCTGTAGATTCTTGTGATTTCCCTTTTTTATTAGATGaattaaagatatataatttaagtATAGGCACTGATCAAATACAAAGTGAAGCCTCAGCTACCTTAAGTGGTATTGAgccttcttttatatattttggatGTTTCCATTGTGATATGAATACAGCTATATTATCTTGTcctaataattatcatttatgTAATAAGATGGAATTATATATTGGAGTATATAGTGTTCTAAGAAAATTTTCTTTAGatgttaataatatcatattaCCATATTCTTCAGAGAATAATCTAGGAATAGGTATATGTTGCACTGACATATAA